The Microbacterium foliorum genome has a window encoding:
- a CDS encoding SDR family NAD(P)-dependent oxidoreductase, producing MTDAPDATSDLGAGIDPEDLATTLRVLSELHEIDNEHPDFVAVRHATAAMFKAVKRVRRKEIRDAIADADKAVVARTATGAPDRIDDETRGHDLATSVVDAPIAGELLKPRNCYICKQPYTVVDAFYHQLCPDCARFSHGKRNARTDLTGKRALLTGGRAKIGMHIALRLLRDGAHTTITTRFPRDAVRRFSALPDSADWLHRLRVVGIDLRDPAQVIGLADSVAAQGPLDILINNAAQTVRRSPGSYSLLADAELQPLPDGPLPEMETFGHTVDPHPQALQASVDSHPLLSVAALGGTVAEQGGQALTAEDLARLAMAPGSSSLEKHADGTAIDAGGLVPDVNRTNSWVQSIDQVDPLEMLEVQLANTTAPFLLISRLRASMAASSAHRKYVVNVSAMEGQFSRRYKGPGHPHTNMAKAALNMLTRTSAGEMLETDGILMTAVDTGWITDERPHYTKVRLAEEGFHAPLDLVDGAARVYDPIVRGEAGDDIHGVFLKDYEPSPW from the coding sequence ATGACCGACGCACCCGACGCCACCTCCGACCTGGGTGCCGGCATCGACCCCGAAGACCTCGCCACCACGCTGCGGGTCCTCTCGGAGCTTCACGAGATCGACAACGAGCACCCCGACTTCGTCGCCGTGCGTCACGCGACCGCCGCGATGTTCAAAGCCGTCAAGCGCGTGCGCCGCAAGGAGATCCGCGACGCCATCGCCGATGCCGACAAGGCCGTCGTCGCCCGCACCGCCACCGGCGCGCCCGACCGCATCGATGACGAGACCCGCGGGCACGACCTGGCCACCAGCGTCGTCGACGCCCCCATCGCGGGCGAGCTGCTCAAGCCCCGCAACTGCTACATCTGCAAGCAGCCGTACACGGTGGTCGACGCGTTCTACCACCAGCTCTGCCCCGACTGCGCGCGCTTCAGCCACGGCAAGCGCAACGCGCGCACCGATCTCACCGGCAAGCGAGCGCTGCTCACCGGCGGGCGCGCCAAGATCGGCATGCACATCGCGCTGCGGCTGCTGCGCGACGGCGCGCACACGACGATCACCACCCGCTTCCCGCGCGACGCCGTGCGCCGGTTCTCGGCTCTGCCCGACTCGGCCGACTGGCTGCACCGGCTGCGCGTGGTCGGCATCGATCTGCGCGACCCCGCCCAGGTCATCGGACTCGCCGACTCCGTCGCGGCGCAGGGACCCCTCGACATCCTCATCAACAACGCCGCGCAGACCGTGCGCCGCTCGCCCGGCTCGTACTCCCTGCTGGCGGATGCCGAACTGCAGCCGCTTCCCGACGGACCGCTGCCCGAGATGGAGACCTTCGGGCACACCGTCGACCCGCATCCTCAGGCGCTGCAGGCCTCTGTCGACTCGCATCCGCTGCTGTCGGTGGCGGCCCTCGGCGGCACAGTCGCCGAGCAGGGCGGCCAGGCGCTGACCGCCGAGGACCTCGCCCGGCTCGCGATGGCCCCGGGGTCGTCGTCGCTCGAGAAGCATGCCGACGGCACCGCGATCGACGCCGGCGGACTCGTGCCCGACGTCAACCGCACGAACAGCTGGGTGCAGTCGATCGATCAGGTGGATCCCCTCGAGATGCTCGAGGTGCAGCTCGCGAACACGACGGCGCCGTTCCTGCTCATCAGCCGGCTGCGTGCGTCGATGGCCGCGTCGTCGGCGCATCGCAAGTACGTGGTGAACGTCTCGGCCATGGAGGGCCAGTTCTCGCGCCGGTACAAGGGGCCGGGGCATCCGCACACGAACATGGCGAAGGCCGCGCTGAACATGCTCACGCGCACGAGCGCCGGCGAGATGCTCGAGACCGACGGCATCCTGATGACCGCCGTCGACACGGGCTGGATCACCGACGAGCGCCCGCACTACACGAAGGTGCGCCTCGCCGAAGAGGGCTTCCATGCTCCGCTCGACCTCGTCGACGGCGCTGCCCGCGTGTACGACCCGATCGTGCGCGGCGAGGCGGGCGACGACATCCACGGCGTCTTCCTGAAGGACTACGAGCCCAGCCCCTGGTGA
- a CDS encoding winged helix-turn-helix transcriptional regulator: MAEIDEERHVCDAAVTLAFSVLGKRWNGMIVSSLGGGPSTFVSLRRGVAGISDTVLSDRLAELADAGLVSRAVDPGPPVAVSYALTDSGRGLLPILDQLGTWASENLEIRGR, from the coding sequence ATGGCCGAGATCGACGAAGAGCGTCACGTGTGCGACGCCGCCGTCACCCTGGCCTTCAGCGTGCTCGGCAAACGCTGGAACGGCATGATCGTCTCCTCGCTCGGCGGCGGCCCGTCGACCTTCGTCTCGCTGCGTCGCGGAGTCGCCGGCATCAGCGACACCGTGCTCTCCGACCGCCTCGCAGAGCTCGCCGATGCAGGCCTCGTCTCCCGCGCCGTCGACCCCGGACCGCCCGTCGCGGTCTCGTACGCCCTCACCGACAGCGGGCGCGGACTGCTGCCGATCCTCGACCAGCTCGGCACCTGGGCGTCGGAGAACCTCGAGATCCGCGGGCGATGA
- a CDS encoding FMN-dependent NADH-azoreductase — MSLFRLDASILPASSASRSLADLVEAEWTASHPDSTVTRRDLAADPVPATAWADAVTGGFVDEAQRTPAQNEARALGTTFADELIGADALLFAVPLYNYGVSQHFKTWFDLAYTDPRIDPQGTALRGKPATLVTVLGGNYAPGTPKEGWDHSTGWLRRVLEDVWGLDLRVVERPFTLVGVNPALDAFADTARELKENAEESARVYGRELAALRDRVA; from the coding sequence ATGTCCCTGTTCCGTCTGGATGCCAGCATCCTTCCCGCGTCGTCCGCCAGCCGTTCGCTCGCTGACCTCGTCGAAGCCGAGTGGACCGCATCGCACCCGGACTCCACGGTCACGCGCCGCGACCTGGCCGCAGACCCGGTGCCGGCGACGGCCTGGGCGGATGCCGTGACCGGCGGCTTCGTCGACGAGGCCCAGCGCACTCCCGCTCAGAACGAGGCGCGCGCCCTCGGCACCACCTTCGCCGACGAGCTGATCGGCGCCGACGCGCTGCTGTTCGCCGTGCCGCTCTACAACTACGGGGTCTCGCAGCACTTCAAGACCTGGTTCGACCTGGCCTACACCGACCCGCGCATCGACCCGCAGGGCACGGCGCTGCGCGGCAAACCGGCGACCCTCGTGACCGTGCTCGGCGGCAACTACGCTCCCGGAACGCCCAAGGAGGGATGGGACCACTCGACCGGATGGCTGCGTCGCGTGCTCGAGGACGTCTGGGGCCTCGACCTGCGCGTCGTCGAGCGTCCGTTCACCCTCGTGGGTGTCAACCCGGCTCTCGACGCCTTCGCCGACACCGCCCGCGAGCTCAAGGAGAACGCCGAGGAATCGGCTCGCGTCTACGGCCGCGAACTCGCCGCTCTGCGCGACCGGGTCGCCTGA